Proteins found in one Lathamus discolor isolate bLatDis1 chromosome 7, bLatDis1.hap1, whole genome shotgun sequence genomic segment:
- the SEC61A1 gene encoding protein transport protein Sec61 subunit alpha produces MGIKFLEVIKPFCVILPEIQKPERKIQFKEKVLWTAITLFIFLVCCQIPLFGIMSSDSADPFYWMRVILASNRGTLMELGISPIVTSGLIMQLLAGAKIIEVGDTPKDRALFNGAQKLFGMIITIGQSIVYVMTGMYGDPSEMGAGICLLITIQLFVAGLIVLLLDELLQKGYGLGSGISLFIATNICETIVWKAFSPTTVNTGRGMEFEGAIIALFHLLATRTDKVRALREAFYRQNLPNLMNLIATIFVFAIVIYFQGFRVDLPIKSARYRGQYNTYPIKLFYTSNIPIILQSALVSNLYVISQMLSARFSGNLLVSLLGTWSDTSSGGPARAYPVGGLCYYLSPPESFSSVLEDPVHAVVYIVFMLGSCAFFSKTWIEVSGSSAKDVAKQLKEQQMVMRGHRETSMVHELNRYIPTAAAFGGLCIGALSVLADFLGAIGSGTGILLAVTIIYQYFEIFVKEQSEVGSMGALLF; encoded by the exons ATGGGCA TCAAATTTCTTGAAGTAATCAAGCCCTTCTGTGTTATCTTGCCTGAAATCCAAAAGCCAGAACGGAAG ATTCAGTTTAAGGAAAAGGTGCTCTGGACAGCTATCACACTCTTCATCTTCTTAGTATGCTGCCAG ATTCCCTTGTTTGGTATTATGTCATCAGACTCAGCAGATCCATTCTACTGGATGAGAGTGATTTTGGCATCAAATAGAG GTACGTTGATGGAGCTGGGCATTTCACCCATTGTCACTTCTGGGCTCATCATGCAGCTCTTGGCAGGTGCTAAGATAATTGAAGTTGGTGACACCCCAAAGGACAGAGCCCTCTTCAATGGAGCACAGAAAC TGTTTGGAATGATCATTACCATTGGACAATCTATTGTGTATGTAATGACTGGGATGTATGGCGACCCATCTGAGATGGGTGCTGGGATCTGCCTGCTTATCACAATTCAG CTTTTTGTGGCTGGATTGATAGTTCTGCTCTTGGATGAGCTCCTACAGAAAGGGTATGGTCTTGGTTCTGGCATCTCTCTCTTCATTGCTACCAATATCTGTGAAACTATAGTGTGGAAAGCCTTCAGCCCCACCACGGTGAACACAGGACGAG GCATGGAATTTGAGGGAGCCATCATTGCTCTGTTCCATCTTCTGGCTACTCGTACAGACAAAGTCAGAGCCCTTCGAGAGGCCTTTTACCGACAGAATCTGCCCAACCTCATGAACCTGATTGCTACCATCTTCGTTTTTGCTATTGTAATTTACTTCCAG GGCTTCAGAGTCGATCTTCCCATCAAATCTGCTCGCTACCGTGGCCAGTACAACACCTACCCCATCAAGTTGTTCTATACTTCCAACATTCCCATTATTCTTCAGTCTGCCCTGGTGTCCAACTTGTACGTCATCTCCCAGATGCTTTCCGCTCGCTTCAGTGGCAACTTATTGGTTAGCCTGCTGGGCACTTGGTCT GACACATCATCTGGAGGCCCTGCTCGTGCTTATCCAGTTGGTGGTCTTTGTTATTACCTGTCACCTCCAGAgtccttttcttcagtgttaGAAGACCCTGTACATGCAGTTGTCTATATTGTATTTATGTTGGGCTCCTGTGCTTTCTTCTCCAAGACGTGGATTGAAGTCTCTGGCTCCTCTGCCAAAGAT GTTGCCAAACAGCTGAAGGAACAGCAAATGGTAATGCGAGGCCACAGGGAAACTTCAATGGTACATGAACTAAACAG GTACATCCCTACAGCTGCTGCATTTGGTGGTCTGTGTATCGGCGCCCTGTCTGTGTTGGCAGACTTCCTGGGGGCAATTGGGTCTGGAACTGGAATTCTGCTGGCTGTCACTATCATTTACCAGTACTTTGAGATCTTTGTAAAGGAACAGAGTGAAGTTGGCAGTATGGGAGCTCTGCTTTTCTAA